In the genome of Parus major isolate Abel chromosome 2, Parus_major1.1, whole genome shotgun sequence, one region contains:
- the SEC61B gene encoding protein transport protein Sec61 subunit beta — MPGPNPSATSVGSSGRSPSKAVAPRAAGSTVRQRKNASCGTRSAGRATSTGTGGMWRFYTEDSPGLKVGPVPVLVMSLLFIASVFMLHIWGKYTRS, encoded by the exons ATG CCCGGGCCCAACCCCAGCGCCACCAGCGTCGGCTCCTCCGGGCGCTCCCCCAGCAAGGCTGTGGCTCCCCGCGCCGCGGGATCCACCGTCCGGCAGAG GAAAAATGCCAGCTGTGGGACAAGGAGTGCAGGCCGTGCCACGTCCACAGGGACTGGTGGGATGTGGCGGTTCTACACTGAGGACTCTCCAGGGCTCAAAGT tgGACCTGTTCCAGTTTTGGTCATGAGTCttctttttattgcttctgtGTTTATGCTGCACATCTGGGGTAAATACACACGTTCCTAG
- the ALG2 gene encoding alpha-1,3/1,6-mannosyltransferase ALG2 yields MEEEAGDAGPSVLFLHPDLGLGGAERLVVDAALALRARGCRVQIWTAHYDPGRCFAETRGLAVRRAGGWLPRSLCGRGHALCAALRMAFVALYVLLLSGETFDAFVCDQVSACIPVLRLARTRKKVLFYCHFPDQLLTKRESFLKRLYRLPLDWLEEYTTGMADCIVVNSKFTASVFKDTFKSLSHINPDVLYPSLNISSFEEIVPADIADLIPKKKKFSFLSINRYERKKNLALALEALHELRGRLGSHEWDEVHLVMAGGYDKRVLENVEHYEELRRLADKLGVNDHVTFLRSFSDEQKISLFSNSVCVLYTPSNEHFGIVPLEAMYMRCPVIAVNSGGPLESISHNVTGFLCDPLPTQFADAMEKIVRDPLLKDTMGAAGRVRVMEKFSSEAFSEQLYQYIRRLTE; encoded by the exons ATGGAGGAGGAGGCGGGAGATGCGGGCCCGTCCGTGCTGTTCCTGCACCCGGACCTGGGGCTGGGCGGCGCGGAGCGGCTGGTGGTGGACGCGGCGCTGGCGCTGCGGGCGCGGGGCTGCCGGGTGCAGATCTGGACGGCGCACTACGATCCCGGGCGCTGCTTCGCGGAGACGCGCGGGCTGGCGGTGCGGAGGGCGGGCGGCTGGCTCCCCCGCAGCCTGTGCGGCCGCGGGCACGCCCTGTGCGCGGCCCTCCGCATGGCCTTCGTGGCCCTCTACGTGCTGCTGCTCAGCGGAGAGACCTTCGACGCCTTCGTGTGCGACCAG GTGTCTGCCTGCATTCCTGTACTTAGACTGGCCAGAACCCGTAagaaagttttgttttactgtCACTTTCCTGATCAGCTGCTGACCAAGAGAGAATCTTTCCTGAAGCGCCTCTACAGATTGCCGCTCGACTGGCTGGAAGAGTACACGACTGGCATGGCAGACTGCATCGTTGTGAACAGCAAGTTCACTGCCAGCGTGTTCAAAGACACCTTTAAGTCCCTATCTCACATAAACCCAGATGTCCTCTACCCATCGCTCAACATCAGTAGCTTTGAAGAAATTGTTCCTGCAGACATAGCCGACCTGATACcgaaaaagaaaaagttctcatttctttccattaataggtatgagagaaaaaagaatctAGCATTGGCTCTGGAAGCTTTGCATGAACTTCGGGGGAGACTTGGTTCTCATGAGTGGGATGAAGTTCACCTGGTTATGGCAGGTGGTTATGATAAGCGAGTTCTGGAAAACGTGGAGCACTATGAAGAGTTGAGGAGACTCGCAGACAAGCTTGGTGTTAATGACCATGTGACTTTTCTGAGATCATTCTCAGATGAACAGAAGATCTCTCTTTTTAGTAACTCTGTATGTGTGCTTTATACACCAAGCAATGAACATTTTGGCATTGTCCCTTTGGAGGCAATGTATATGAGATGTCCAGTTATAGCAGTTAATTCAGGTGGTCCTTTAGAATCAATCTCACATAATGTTACAGGATTTTTGTGTGATCCTCTGCCAACCCAATTTGCTGATGCCATGGAAAAAATTGTGAGAGATCCTCTCTTAAAAGACACaatgggagcagctgggagagtGAGAGTTAtggaaaaattttcttcagaagctTTCTCAGAACAGCTGTACCAATATATACGCAGattaacagaataa
- the LOC107214015 gene encoding interferon alpha-inducible protein 27-like protein 2B, which produces MSDQNVRNAGFTPSGITGGSLASSLMSQEARASGGGVPSGGPTSTLQEMGARGTTQSSGYTSSGISGGSRASDTMSKEAIAYGGGVPRGGTTATVQSISMGGKGGRR; this is translated from the exons atgTCTGACCAGAACGTCCGCAACGCTGGGTTCACTCCCTCTGGGATCACAGGAGGATCCCTTGCTTCATCACTGATGTCCCAAGAAGCAAGAGCCTCTGGGGGAGGTGTGCCTTCTGGAGGCCCCACTTCCACTCTCCAAGAAATGG GTGCCAGAGGCACAACCCAGTCCTCAGGTTATACCAGCAGTGGGATCTCTGGTGGATCCAGGGCTTCCGACACGATGTCCAAGGAGGCCATAGCTTACGGAGGCGGAGTTCCCAGAGGTGGTACAACTGCTACAGTCCAGTCCATCT CCATgggtggaaaaggaggaagacgctga